The proteins below come from a single Zhouia spongiae genomic window:
- a CDS encoding O-antigen ligase family protein → MNLDFKKSPITIIACILMIITIGFWKIDLLLPIIFILLINGFKIKNFDFQFSILDIGFLCVLASEIISYIFSTYQFNSLPELTNFYVIFILYLMYKILFNNAKYYNLLISIIFSFGLVLLIITIVYFFNFKQKFNLQGFYELNDFKVFYQPFNNPNNIWVSLILVLIPFGTIFLNIQKDIRFKILGLLNFAFLVLCILASFSRGAYLSLIFFILIVNIFSFKLFSIKRLIKLNSFCLIIMVLMALPMFKSVLTTVSVNKTLSQKRSTEGRLDRWSSNLHNGLSDKPFFGWGQKNYVLAHSKNPFLKEDLKFSTLSNNTYLQTFLEKGLVGIIAYMILLTSIIIITFKRLRANCLDRLKKTHLILIFSGLMAFFVRELTFSSFLNNNSVYFLAFHLVFLLIPYDVNLKKIKLTKRSINGIIILLLCGNLVFSYGSLQRVFINKNNNESINSFNKNNKLGSLNSINQALKFSPENITLNKHRALILAKNSFEIEISSETNGFISFIKSNKDTLNILKENLDNIIGISPFDDEIYHNKAWVHFALNEKDSAKLFFDKAIKLNPYNSTYYLSKLLYNLKNDDLRNLKDYLCKVIRYSPEILESFFYAEFSKKYPTLVFEARREAVRGLRETITKENNIILKARLARLILDENPKEALILLNEVIEKIPNLNRPWLYRGLIYFKKGDTLQAYNNYKKSLFINSKDYLGRKYLSEYFHSMNNEKKYILNLDFAMYGFKNITSDNVIKNADLSSLRPIHNSYIPFKLLEYKKPFIDIVNSSRIVEEYYLNN, encoded by the coding sequence ATGAATTTAGATTTTAAAAAATCCCCCATTACAATTATAGCTTGTATACTTATGATCATTACCATTGGATTTTGGAAAATTGATTTATTGCTTCCAATAATTTTTATTTTATTAATTAACGGTTTTAAAATCAAGAATTTTGATTTTCAATTTTCAATTTTAGATATCGGTTTTTTATGTGTGTTAGCGAGTGAAATAATTTCATATATATTTTCTACTTATCAGTTTAATAGCTTACCTGAATTGACTAATTTTTATGTGATTTTTATATTATATTTAATGTATAAAATACTGTTTAATAATGCTAAGTATTATAATCTGCTAATTTCTATAATATTTTCATTTGGTTTGGTTTTACTAATAATAACCATTGTATATTTTTTTAATTTCAAGCAGAAGTTCAATTTGCAAGGGTTTTATGAGTTAAATGATTTTAAAGTATTTTATCAGCCATTTAACAACCCTAATAATATTTGGGTATCACTAATATTAGTATTAATTCCCTTTGGTACAATTTTTTTAAACATACAAAAGGACATTAGGTTTAAAATCTTAGGGTTATTAAATTTTGCTTTTTTAGTCCTATGTATACTCGCATCATTTTCAAGGGGTGCCTACCTGAGTTTAATTTTTTTCATTTTAATTGTTAATATATTTTCATTCAAATTGTTTTCAATTAAACGATTAATAAAATTGAACTCTTTTTGCCTAATTATAATGGTATTAATGGCGTTACCTATGTTTAAATCGGTTTTGACAACAGTATCTGTTAATAAAACATTATCACAAAAGAGAAGTACCGAAGGTCGATTAGATAGATGGAGTAGTAACTTACATAATGGTTTATCCGACAAACCTTTTTTTGGTTGGGGACAGAAGAATTATGTGCTTGCACATTCTAAAAATCCATTTCTAAAAGAGGATTTAAAATTTTCAACATTATCAAATAATACGTATTTACAGACATTTTTGGAAAAGGGATTAGTAGGTATAATAGCGTATATGATACTATTGACATCAATTATTATAATTACCTTTAAAAGATTAAGGGCTAATTGTTTAGATAGATTAAAAAAAACACATCTTATTTTGATTTTTTCAGGATTAATGGCATTTTTTGTTAGGGAATTAACGTTCTCATCTTTCTTAAATAATAATTCCGTGTACTTCTTAGCTTTTCACTTAGTTTTTTTATTAATTCCCTATGATGTTAATCTTAAAAAAATAAAATTAACAAAAAGGTCTATAAACGGAATTATAATATTATTACTATGTGGTAACCTAGTTTTTAGTTATGGAAGTTTACAAAGAGTATTTATTAATAAAAACAATAACGAATCTATTAATAGTTTCAATAAGAACAATAAATTAGGTAGTTTGAATAGTATAAATCAGGCCTTGAAGTTTTCTCCTGAAAACATTACTTTAAATAAACATAGAGCTTTAATCCTGGCAAAAAATAGTTTTGAAATTGAAATTTCATCAGAAACTAATGGCTTTATATCTTTTATAAAAAGTAATAAGGATACTTTAAATATATTAAAAGAAAATTTGGATAATATTATTGGAATTTCTCCATTTGACGATGAAATTTATCACAATAAAGCTTGGGTACATTTTGCTTTAAATGAAAAAGACTCTGCAAAATTATTTTTTGATAAGGCAATTAAATTGAACCCATATAATAGCACCTATTATTTAAGTAAATTATTGTATAATTTAAAAAATGATGATCTTAGGAATTTAAAAGATTATTTATGCAAGGTCATTCGATATTCTCCAGAAATATTAGAATCCTTTTTTTATGCTGAATTTTCAAAAAAGTATCCTACCTTGGTATTTGAGGCTCGAAGAGAAGCCGTTAGAGGATTAAGAGAAACCATTACAAAAGAAAATAACATTATTTTAAAAGCACGATTGGCGAGATTAATTTTAGATGAAAATCCAAAAGAGGCTTTAATCCTTTTAAATGAGGTTATAGAAAAGATACCTAACTTAAATCGCCCTTGGCTTTATAGAGGTTTAATATATTTTAAAAAAGGAGATACTTTACAGGCTTATAATAACTATAAGAAATCATTGTTCATAAATAGTAAGGATTATCTTGGTAGGAAATATTTGAGTGAGTATTTTCATAGTATGAATAATGAAAAAAAATATATTTTAAATTTGGATTTCGCTATGTATGGGTTTAAAAATATTACCTCTGATAATGTAATTAAAAATGCAGATTTATCATCTTTAAGACCAATACATAATTCCTACATACCGTTTAAACTTTTGGAATATAAAAAACCCTTTATAGATATTGTAAACAGTTCAAGAATAGTTGAAGAATATTACCTTAATAACTAA
- a CDS encoding alpha/beta fold hydrolase, with protein MKIRGFRVELGEIEYVLQQVKGINNCCVVHKESNNGEQILVAYYVGEIEYTLSSLRYKMSRRLPFYMIPSYFVKLDELPLTSNGKLDRKSLPAPEGLGINIGIEYVAPRNETEEQLVNIWSDVLGIPKGNISVTANFFELGGHSLKVLKLLEKINKVFKVNIKIEDIFLRADLNSQSKLINGVSIEEDTIVDNYKKNNCVKTKLETVKIFALPFAGGNKYSYSKYEQYCPSEFEFISLELPGRGKRIREKRLEGLNEMADDVFLQIKDYLDKPYVIYGHSMGAIIATLVTEKIQQYKLPLPIAMFVSGSSGPVPRNKLLRNHSISDDKFIQGIYEIGGFYKDIHKNKEFIKYSLPIIKSDIKALDEYVYDGIEKLSIPIHVMIGTEEGLNLNVSKYWKEITNDKVEVYQFKGNHFFIFNHPKAILKLLKEKTLLK; from the coding sequence ATAAAAATACGAGGTTTTCGTGTTGAATTAGGTGAAATTGAATACGTTCTGCAGCAAGTTAAGGGAATAAATAATTGTTGTGTAGTTCATAAGGAATCGAACAATGGAGAGCAAATACTGGTTGCTTATTATGTAGGAGAGATCGAATATACCCTTTCAAGCTTACGCTATAAAATGTCACGGAGGTTACCTTTTTATATGATTCCAAGTTATTTTGTAAAATTGGATGAGTTACCTCTGACCAGTAACGGGAAACTGGACAGAAAGAGTTTACCTGCCCCTGAGGGTTTAGGTATAAATATAGGTATCGAGTATGTAGCTCCTAGGAATGAAACAGAGGAGCAATTGGTGAATATTTGGAGTGATGTATTGGGTATACCAAAAGGAAATATAAGTGTGACAGCAAACTTTTTTGAGCTAGGAGGGCATAGTTTGAAAGTACTAAAGCTTTTAGAAAAAATTAATAAGGTCTTTAAAGTCAATATTAAAATAGAAGATATCTTCTTAAGAGCTGATTTAAATTCTCAATCTAAGCTTATTAATGGCGTCAGTATAGAGGAAGATACAATAGTTGATAATTATAAAAAAAATAATTGTGTCAAAACTAAGTTAGAAACAGTAAAAATATTTGCTCTACCATTTGCTGGCGGTAATAAATATTCATATTCTAAATATGAGCAATATTGCCCATCAGAATTTGAATTTATTTCTTTAGAGTTACCAGGTAGAGGTAAGAGAATCAGAGAGAAAAGATTAGAAGGTTTAAATGAAATGGCTGATGATGTCTTTTTACAAATAAAAGATTATCTCGATAAACCATATGTGATATATGGACATAGTATGGGAGCTATTATAGCAACCTTAGTTACAGAAAAAATCCAACAATACAAATTACCTTTACCAATTGCTATGTTTGTTAGTGGATCAAGTGGGCCAGTGCCAAGGAATAAATTACTTAGGAATCACTCTATATCCGATGATAAGTTTATTCAAGGTATTTATGAAATTGGCGGTTTTTATAAAGACATCCATAAAAATAAAGAGTTTATAAAGTATTCTTTACCAATTATAAAATCAGATATTAAGGCATTAGATGAATATGTTTACGATGGTATTGAAAAATTAAGTATACCTATTCACGTGATGATTGGGACAGAAGAAGGATTGAATTTAAATGTTTCCAAATATTGGAAAGAAATAACTAATGATAAAGTTGAAGTTTATCAATTTA
- a CDS encoding condensation domain-containing protein, protein MEKNLVLIWKEVLKRDNIGIQDNFYDLGGDSIKSIQVVSRLKNYGYTIKVEDILRNPVIEDLSKLAKVNSRVIDQSEVEGEVFLTPIQHSFFNDDAILTKHHYNQSVLLHSYTELDINGLTSCFEYITNHHDGLRMVYHKEDNLWKQNNLSYSPERFYDFNYYDLKGSEEPLLLMGKYCETLQESITLSEGPLFKAALFRLKDGDRLFLMVHHLVIDGVSWRILLDDLATLYLQYINNSTLTLPLKTDSFRDWSQALNDYAHGDKLAVEHNYWENLLTSNVIDLPKDQIDRDYNQRDYSELSFVLDTNITELLQTRTNRVFNTEINDILLTSFGLSINDVFDISRVFVKMEGHGREDIISDIDITRTVGWFTSVYPYLLEILPEEDALGNLVYVKESLRKVPNKGIGYGILKELASGFSTEIKPKIVFNYLGDFGSGVGSEESKQSSLFQYSSEYRGRDIPLNNNRDISLNVSGVLVDGVLRMSISYSKRDYNKATISRLISSYKYNLEKLILKLNEEEKSYLTPDDLTYKGLSILDVFNLNKKENLEDVYKLSPLQEGIYYHWLSDRNPTMYFEQISYVIEAHDLDIKLLKQSYDLLISRHAVLRTSFSTDYGGEAVQIVWKEVESTFVYDSAPSGLSEDEQKEYLTSYKELDRKKGFDLSTGSQMRLIVLNLKNGHYQFIWSHHHILTDGWCMSILINDFYKLMFSVQHGTEPNLEPVIPYSNYIKWLSNVDKQSSLDYWKEYLHLYNNIIEFPFRLYKEETVSSYKEGKESLYIKSSLLKAVNELCVDLNITQNTFIQGVWGYLLAQYNNIEDVVFGSVVSGRPSDLKGVESMIGLFINTIPVRVQFAENDSPKELLKMIQRNAISGMSHHYISLSEVQSLSEPGAKLLNHVMTFGNYSVQESSNIDLTIADDLSVVSREIFEQTNYDFGIQVAPGSDELIINFTYNLNNYDRQGVLKLKQHFFNVINSFVSDPNQLLGKINYLTSDEEIELLCEFNETATIYPKEKTIVDLFEEQVEKTPNRVAVVFEGKELTYCELNERANQLARYLHSNYKIESDTLIGIKMDRSLDIIISIIGVLKSGGAYVPIDPEYPQSRIDYIITDSRCELLLDRLAYDKFEQSQEDYIKDNLGTFISSSDLAYVIYTSGSTGQPKGVMIEHRGILNTIVSQNKIFELKKHKRSLQFASYSFDASVSEIFISLTSGVVLYLVGDKERKVPELLESFIIEKSIEIATIPPLS, encoded by the coding sequence TTGGAGAAAAATTTAGTATTAATATGGAAAGAAGTATTAAAACGAGATAATATAGGTATTCAAGATAATTTTTATGACCTAGGAGGTGATTCAATTAAGTCAATACAGGTGGTTTCTCGTTTAAAGAATTATGGCTATACTATAAAAGTGGAGGATATTCTTCGTAATCCGGTTATAGAAGATTTATCTAAGTTAGCAAAGGTTAACTCCAGAGTAATAGATCAATCCGAAGTTGAAGGAGAAGTTTTTCTCACTCCGATACAGCATTCCTTTTTTAATGATGATGCTATTTTAACTAAGCACCATTACAATCAATCGGTTTTATTACACAGTTATACTGAGTTGGATATTAATGGATTAACTTCATGTTTTGAATACATAACAAATCACCATGATGGGCTTCGTATGGTTTATCATAAAGAGGATAATTTATGGAAACAAAACAACTTAAGTTATTCTCCAGAGAGGTTTTATGATTTTAATTATTATGACCTTAAGGGTTCAGAAGAACCCTTGCTATTAATGGGTAAGTATTGTGAAACTCTTCAAGAAAGTATAACTTTATCAGAAGGTCCATTATTTAAGGCTGCATTATTTAGACTAAAAGATGGAGATCGACTATTCTTAATGGTTCATCATCTTGTGATTGATGGAGTTTCTTGGCGTATTTTGCTAGATGACTTAGCAACTTTATATCTTCAATATATAAATAATTCTACTTTAACCTTACCTTTAAAAACAGATTCTTTTAGAGATTGGTCTCAGGCGCTAAATGATTATGCTCATGGAGATAAACTTGCGGTAGAGCATAACTATTGGGAAAATTTATTGACAAGCAATGTAATTGATCTACCCAAAGATCAAATTGACAGGGATTATAATCAAAGGGATTATTCAGAACTATCCTTTGTCTTAGATACAAATATTACAGAGTTATTACAAACTCGGACAAATAGAGTATTTAATACGGAAATCAATGATATATTATTAACATCTTTTGGACTATCGATCAATGATGTTTTTGATATATCCAGAGTTTTTGTGAAAATGGAAGGACATGGAAGGGAAGATATTATTTCAGATATTGATATTACTCGGACAGTTGGTTGGTTCACATCAGTTTACCCTTACTTATTAGAAATTTTACCAGAAGAAGATGCTTTAGGGAATTTAGTGTATGTGAAAGAGTCTCTACGCAAGGTGCCTAATAAGGGAATAGGTTATGGTATTTTGAAAGAGCTAGCTTCTGGTTTTTCAACTGAAATAAAACCAAAAATTGTTTTTAATTATTTAGGAGATTTTGGTTCTGGAGTCGGCTCAGAGGAATCTAAACAATCCTCTTTATTTCAATATTCTTCAGAGTATAGAGGGAGGGATATCCCACTAAATAATAATAGGGATATTTCATTGAACGTCTCAGGAGTTTTGGTAGACGGAGTATTAAGAATGTCAATTTCATATAGTAAAAGGGACTATAATAAAGCTACAATATCACGTTTGATTTCTAGTTATAAGTATAATTTAGAAAAATTGATATTAAAGTTAAATGAGGAGGAAAAGAGCTATTTAACACCTGATGATTTGACATATAAAGGGTTATCTATACTTGATGTATTTAACCTTAATAAAAAAGAAAATTTAGAAGATGTTTATAAATTATCTCCATTGCAGGAGGGGATCTACTACCATTGGTTGTCTGATAGAAACCCTACAATGTATTTTGAGCAAATATCTTATGTGATAGAGGCACATGATTTAGATATTAAACTTTTAAAGCAGAGTTATGATCTTCTAATATCGCGGCATGCAGTTTTACGTACTAGCTTTAGTACAGATTATGGAGGTGAAGCAGTTCAGATTGTATGGAAGGAGGTTGAAAGTACATTTGTTTATGATAGTGCACCATCTGGATTGTCAGAAGATGAACAGAAGGAATATTTAACATCTTACAAGGAATTAGATCGTAAGAAAGGATTTGACCTTAGTACTGGATCTCAAATGCGTTTAATTGTCTTAAATTTAAAGAATGGTCATTATCAGTTTATTTGGAGTCATCATCATATATTAACCGATGGTTGGTGTATGAGTATTTTGATTAATGACTTTTATAAATTAATGTTCTCTGTTCAACATGGCACCGAACCAAATTTAGAACCAGTAATACCTTATTCAAATTATATTAAATGGTTGTCTAATGTAGATAAGCAATCATCATTAGATTACTGGAAAGAATATTTACATTTATATAATAATATAATTGAATTTCCATTTCGTTTATACAAGGAGGAAACAGTTTCTTCATATAAAGAAGGAAAAGAGTCTTTATACATCAAAAGTTCTCTTTTAAAAGCGGTCAATGAGTTATGTGTTGATTTAAATATTACACAGAATACATTTATTCAAGGAGTTTGGGGCTATCTATTAGCACAATATAATAATATTGAAGATGTGGTTTTTGGATCTGTTGTTTCAGGTCGTCCATCGGATCTGAAGGGAGTAGAGAGTATGATAGGGCTGTTTATCAATACAATTCCAGTGCGTGTTCAATTCGCAGAGAATGATAGTCCGAAAGAGTTATTGAAAATGATCCAAAGGAATGCTATATCCGGTATGTCCCACCATTATATAAGTTTATCTGAAGTACAGTCTTTGAGTGAACCGGGAGCAAAACTTTTAAACCATGTTATGACTTTTGGAAACTATAGTGTTCAAGAGTCGTCAAATATTGATTTAACGATAGCGGATGATTTATCAGTCGTTTCAAGAGAAATTTTTGAACAAACCAATTATGATTTTGGAATTCAAGTGGCACCAGGATCAGATGAGTTAATCATTAATTTCACATATAACCTTAATAATTATGACAGACAGGGAGTTTTAAAGCTTAAGCAACATTTTTTTAATGTAATAAATAGTTTCGTAAGCGACCCAAATCAATTGCTGGGAAAAATAAATTACTTAACCTCAGATGAGGAAATCGAGTTACTTTGCGAATTTAATGAGACAGCGACAATATATCCTAAGGAAAAAACGATTGTAGATTTATTTGAGGAGCAGGTGGAAAAGACACCGAATCGTGTAGCTGTTGTGTTTGAGGGTAAGGAGTTGACTTATTGTGAGTTAAATGAGAGGGCTAATCAATTAGCAAGGTATTTGCATTCAAATTACAAGATAGAAAGCGATACATTGATAGGCATAAAGATGGATCGATCCTTAGATATTATAATTTCAATTATAGGAGTATTAAAAAGCGGAGGTGCTTATGTGCCTATTGATCCAGAGTATCCACAATCACGCATAGACTATATAATAACAGATAGTCGCTGTGAGTTACTGCTGGATAGACTGGCATATGACAAGTTTGAACAAAGTCAAGAGGATTATATAAAAGATAATCTAGGTACATTTATAAGTAGTAGTGATTTGGCTTATGTTATTTACACTTCTGGTTCTACGGGACAACCCAAAGGTGTGATGATAGAACATAGAGGAATACTTAATACAATAGTTTCTCAAAACAAAATATTTGAACTAAAAAAGCATAAGAGAAGCTTACAATTTGCGTCATATTCTTTTGATGCTTCTGTTTCAGAAATATTTATTTCTCTAACATCGGGGGTTGTTCTGTATTTGGTCGGTGACAAAGAGAGAAAAGTTCCTGAACTTTTAGAATCATTTATTATTGAAAAATCAATAGAAATAGCAACCATTCCCCCTCTTTCATAA
- a CDS encoding condensation domain-containing protein: protein MEKVKDILQELSKKKVYLFLDENGCDILAKGRISALTDQDKTDIITCKKQIIELLLHNKKFKEVNPNLIEEAPQLESYPISDAQRRIWILSQFEEANLAYHMPFHVEINVMFDFDVFKRAMTSLIDRHEVLRTVFREDSEGKIRQWILDKEFFNFKVNELDFSLETNSEDRLRDYIDNDNRLPFNLEQGPLLRASIIKMSSSRFAFYYNMHHIISDGWSMEVLSKDFMTYYESYLADRDVTLPELGIQYKDYAFWQLKELSSSSSEKHRTYWLDSLSGELPLLNFPSQGIRPKIKTYNGHRLRTYLDPSQSNNIKKFSQESGGSLFMGLLAVWNVLCYRYTGQEDIIIGSPVAGRDHPDLENQLGCYVNTLALRNRINPEGNFHMFFNGLKERTLNAYSHQMYPFDRLVEELELHRDISRSPVFDVMLTLHNIGEASDGKFVDEEEVNEISVVGGDISKFDMSLEFKEEGNYISFMITYNSDVYHQSMVEGLMRHYKQLLNSLLSNPTEKLGQVEYLNKGEQTELLYTFNSTNVDYPKDKTIVDLFEEQVEKTPDHIAVVFEEEELTYRELNEKANQLASYLRKDYDISLGDLVGVKLDRNQWLIVSILGVLKAGGHMYQ from the coding sequence ATGGAGAAGGTTAAAGATATTTTACAAGAATTATCAAAAAAGAAAGTTTATCTATTTCTAGACGAGAATGGATGTGATATTTTGGCAAAAGGAAGAATATCTGCATTGACCGATCAAGATAAGACAGATATAATTACTTGTAAAAAACAAATCATTGAACTTCTTTTACATAATAAAAAGTTTAAAGAAGTTAATCCTAACTTAATAGAAGAAGCCCCACAATTAGAAAGTTATCCAATATCAGATGCGCAACGTCGAATATGGATTTTAAGTCAATTTGAAGAAGCTAATTTAGCATACCATATGCCTTTTCATGTTGAAATTAATGTGATGTTTGACTTTGATGTATTCAAACGGGCGATGACATCATTAATTGATCGACATGAGGTTTTACGAACTGTTTTTAGAGAGGACTCTGAAGGGAAGATTCGTCAATGGATTTTAGATAAAGAGTTTTTCAATTTTAAGGTTAATGAGTTGGATTTTTCACTGGAGACGAATAGTGAAGATCGATTAAGAGATTATATAGATAATGATAATAGGTTGCCATTTAATTTGGAGCAAGGCCCCTTACTTAGGGCAAGTATTATCAAGATGTCATCAAGCCGATTTGCATTTTACTATAATATGCATCACATAATAAGTGATGGATGGTCAATGGAAGTTCTTTCGAAGGATTTCATGACATATTATGAATCATATTTGGCTGATAGGGATGTGACTCTTCCGGAGCTTGGTATACAATACAAAGATTATGCCTTCTGGCAGCTAAAGGAATTATCGAGTTCTTCGAGCGAAAAGCATAGAACATATTGGTTAGATAGTTTATCGGGAGAGCTTCCATTATTAAATTTTCCAAGTCAAGGAATACGGCCAAAGATAAAGACATATAATGGTCATCGTTTAAGAACCTACCTAGATCCATCACAATCTAATAACATTAAGAAATTTAGTCAAGAGTCTGGTGGTAGTTTGTTTATGGGGTTATTGGCTGTTTGGAATGTACTTTGCTATCGTTATACAGGTCAGGAAGATATAATTATAGGAAGTCCTGTAGCAGGTAGAGACCATCCAGATTTAGAAAATCAGCTAGGTTGTTATGTAAACACCTTGGCTTTAAGAAATCGGATTAATCCTGAGGGAAATTTCCACATGTTTTTTAATGGATTAAAAGAGAGAACGCTTAATGCATATAGTCATCAGATGTATCCATTTGATCGTTTGGTGGAAGAATTAGAATTACATCGAGATATAAGTCGTAGTCCTGTTTTTGATGTAATGCTAACACTACATAATATAGGAGAGGCGAGTGATGGTAAATTCGTTGATGAAGAAGAAGTAAATGAAATAAGCGTTGTTGGTGGAGATATATCAAAGTTTGATATGAGCCTTGAGTTTAAGGAAGAAGGGAATTACATTTCTTTTATGATCACTTATAATAGTGATGTTTATCACCAAAGTATGGTAGAGGGTTTGATGAGACATTATAAGCAATTGTTAAATTCTTTACTATCTAATCCAACGGAAAAGTTGGGTCAGGTTGAATACCTTAATAAAGGAGAGCAGACAGAGTTGTTATATACATTTAATTCGACAAATGTAGATTATCCAAAGGATAAAACGATAGTAGATTTATTTGAAGAGCAGGTAGAAAAGACACCAGATCATATAGCAGTTGTGTTTGAAGAAGAGGAGTTGACTTATAGGGAGTTGAATGAAAAGGCAAATCAATTAGCTAGTTACCTAAGAAAGGATTATGATATATCATTAGGTGATTTGGTAGGTGTTAAACTAGATCGTAACCAATGGTTGATAGTATCAATTCTTGGAGTGTTAAAAGCTGGGGGGCATATGTACCAATAG